One genomic window of Monodelphis domestica isolate mMonDom1 chromosome 1, mMonDom1.pri, whole genome shotgun sequence includes the following:
- the FOS gene encoding protein c-Fos, giving the protein MMYQGFNAEYEASSSRCSSASPAGDSLSYYHSPADSFSSMGSPVNSQDFCTDLAVSSANFIPTVTAISTSPDLQWLVQPTLISSVAPSQTRVHPYGVSAPSAAVYSRAGIVKTTAGGRGQSIGRRGKVEQLSPEEEEKRRIRRERNKMAAAKCRNRRRELTDTLQAETDQLEDEKSALQTEIANLLKEKEKLEFILAAHRPACKMPDDLGFPEEITAASLDLTGGLPEAATPESEEAFSLPLLQETEPKPSVEPVKNINSLELKAEPFDDFLFPASSRPGGLESAARSVPDMDLAGSFYAADWEPLHSTSLGLGVAADLEPLCTPVVTCTPTCTTYTSSFVFTYPEADSFPSCAAAHRKGSSSNEPSSDSLSSPTLLAL; this is encoded by the exons ATGATGTACCAAGGATTCAACGCCGAATACGAAGCATCCTCCTCCCGATGCAGCAGTGCTTCCCCGGCCGGGGATAGCCTGTCTTATTATCACTCCCCGGCTGACTCCTTCTCCAGCATGGGCTCTCCTGTCAACTCACAG gatTTCTGCACAGATCTGGCAGTTTCCAGTGCCAACTTTATACCGACTGTGACTGCCATCTCCACAAGCCCAGACCTGCAGTGGCTGGTCCAGCCCACCCTCATCTCTTCTGTAGCCCCATCCCAGACCAGAGTCCATCCTTATGGAGTCTCTGCTCCTTCAGCTGCTGTTTACTCTAGGGCTGGTATTGTGAAGACTACCGCAGGAGGCAGAGGGCAAAGCATTGGCAGGAGGGGCAAAGTTGAACAG ctTTCCcctgaagaagaggagaaaagaaggatcAGGAGAGAAAGGAACAAGATGGCTGCAGCCAAATGTCGAAATAGAAGGAGAGAGCTCACTGACACACTCCAAGCG GAGACAGACCAACTAGAAGATGAAAAATCTGCTTTGCAAACTGAGATAGCCAACCTtctgaaggagaaggaaaagctcGAATTCATCCTGGCGGCCCATCGACCTGCTTGCAAGATGCCTGATGATTTGGGCTTCCCAGAAGAAATAACGGCTGCCTCCCTCGATCTCACTGGTGGCCTACCTGAGGCTGCTACCCCAGAATCAGAGGAAGCCTTCTCCTTGCCCCTCTTGCAGGAGACAGAACCCAAACCCTCTGTGGAACCAGTCAAGAACATCAACAGTTTGGAGCTGAAGGCTGAGCCCTTTGATGACTTCCTCTTCCCAGCTTCCTCCAGGCCTGGTGGCTTAGAATCTGCTGCCCGTTCAGTGCCTGACATGGACCTGGCTGGCTCCTTCTATGCAGCAGACTGGGAGCCTCTGCATAGCACCTCTCTGGGTTTGGGAGTAGCAGCTGACCTAGAGCCACTGTGCACCCCAGTGGTCACCTGCACACCAACCTGCACCACCTATACGTCTTCCTTCGTCTTCACCTACCCAGAAGCTGACTCCTTCCCCAGCTGTGCGGCAGCCCACCGGAAGGGCAGCAGCAGCAATGAGCCCTCTTCTGACTCACTGAGCTCCCCAACCCTGCTGGCTTTGTGA